The Thermus hydrothermalis nucleotide sequence TCTCCCGCCTCAGGCGCTCAATGGTGTTGATCTCGCCGTTGTGGCCCAAGAGGCCAAAGGGCTGCACCTGTTCAAAGGTGGAGAGGGTGTTGGTGGAGTAGCGGTTGTGCCCTAGGGCGATGGTGCTCTTGAACTCGGGACGGGAAAGCTCGGGGTAGTAGCGCTTCAGAAGCTCCGCCGCCCCCCGCACCTTGTAGACCACGCTATGGGTGGAAAGGGAGACCACGTGCACGGGGAAGAGGGCCTCGAGGCGAAGCCCGAGCTCCCACAAAGGGCCATCCCCGTCCGGGCTGAGCCCCGCCACCTGGAGGAAGATGGGCTCGGTGCGCCGCCCCACGGGGCCCAGGACCCCGCTCACCACCTCCCCTCGGCGGAAGTGCACGGGGCGCACGCCAAGCCGTTGCCCTTCCCGCTTTAGGAGGGCGAAAAACTCCTCCACCCGGGCCTCTTCCCCCTTGGGGAGGAAGAAGTGGCCCACGAAGAAGCGGGGGTTGAAGGCAAGCTCGGGCTCTAGCCCCGCCTCCTCCAGGAAGCGGGCCCAAAGCTCCCGGGGGATATCGGTCTGGATGCCCGTGCCGTCCCCTTCTCCTCGGATGGCCCCCGCCCGGTGGGCCATGCGGTAGAGGCTCTCTAGGGTCCGCCGCACGATGCGGTGGGAAGGCTTGCCGCTCTTCTCCACCATGGCGATGATGCCACAGGCGTCCTGGCCTAGGGGGATATCCGGGTAAGCTTCCTTCCAGGTCATCTTCGGCTCCTTCATTGGACTGGGGAAACGGTGTAGGCAAAGATATGCACGTCGTTCCCCGGATTATACACGCCCTAGGCGAGAGGGTCAAGGATCTTGGGAAACGCGGCACTAGACCCCGGGCACCCGGTGGAAGGCGTTGAGGAAGAGGGGAAGCTCCCTTTGCCGCTCCTCCTGCTCCTTTAGGGCTTCCTCAAAGGCCACGGGGTCCATGAGGAGGGCGGGCAGACGGAGCCAGCCCAGGTAGTAGGCCCCCGCCTGGCCCGGGTACCGAAGCCTCCCCCGCTCCTCGGGGTAAAGGAGGGCCTCAAAGGCCAAGGGGCCCTCCAGGTAGGGGGCATCGCCAAGCCAGCGCAGGGCCTCCTTGAGGCGCAAGGGGTTGCTCCAGAAGCCAAAGCGGAGCCTCTGGTCCAGGTGCTCCAGGGCCAAAAGCCTCCCCGAGGCGGCAAGCTCTAGGCGCTTCAAGCGGAGCCTGGCGTACTGGGCGAGGCCGAGCACCTCCCGGGAAAGACCCCGGGCGATGAGGAGCCTCGAGGCCACCACGTAGTCCTGGTACTCCCGGTAAGGGTCCATGCGCCCAGGATGCCACGCGGGCCGGGGTAGGATGGTGCCATGGACCGCGAGGCCTGGGTCATGCGGGCGGTGGAGGCGTTGCGCTTCGCCAGCTTCAAGGACATCCAGCGCTACCTGGACGAGGAAGGCGAGCCCTTTTCCAAGAAGGAGTTGGAGGACACCCTCAAAGCCCTGGTGGCCAAGGGCCTTTTGGAGGAAAAAGAGGGCACCTACCGCCTGGCCCGCAAAAAGGGGGGCGCCGAGGCCTTGAAGAGGCTCTTCGGCGACTAGCGGGAGTAGTTGGGGGCCTCCTTGATGACCACCACGTCGTGGGGGTGGCTCTCAATGAGGCCGGCCATGGTCATGCGCACGAAGCGGGCCTTTTTGCGGAAGGTTTCTATGTCCGGGGCGCCCACGTAGCCCATGGCGCTCCTCAACCCCCCCACGATCTGGTAAAGCACGTCCGCCACCGGTCCCTTGTAGGGCACCATGCCCTCAATCCCCTCGGGGACGAGCTTCTTGGCCTCCGTCTCCCCGCCCTTGCCGGGGTCTTGGAAGTAGCGGTCGGCGGACCCTTGGCGCATGGCCCCCAGGGAGCCCATCCCCCGGTAGAGCTTGTAGCGCCGGCCGTCCTTGAGCACCTCCTCCCCCGGGGCCTCGTCGGTGCCCGCCAGCATGCTCCCGAGCATCACCGTGTGGGCCCCGGCGGCGATGGCCTTGGCCACGTCCCCCGTGTACTTGATGCCGCCATCGGCGATGATGGGGACGTCCAAACCCTCCACCCCGGCCACCGCCTCGAGGATGGCGGAGATCTGCGGCACCCCCACCCCCGTCACCACCCGGGTGGTGCAGATGGAACCGGGGCCGATGCCCACCTTCACCGCATCCGCCCCCCGCTCCGCCAACGCCCGGGCCCCTTCCCGGGTGGCCACGTTCCCGGCGATGACCTCCACCTTGTCCCCGAAGGTCTCTTTCAGGTATAGGAGGGCTTCCAGGATCCCCTTGGAGTGCCCGTGGGCCGAGTCCAGGACCAGCACGTCCACCCCCGCCTCCACCAGGGCCTGAGCCCTTTCCGGAAGGTCCCTGCTCGCCCCCACCGCCGCCCCCACCAGAAGCCGGCCCAGGGCGTCCTTGGCGGCGTTCGGGTACTGCTTGCGCTTCACGATGTCCTTGAGGGTGAGAAGCCCCTTAAGCCTCCCCGCCTCGTCCACCAGGGGAAGCTTCTCCACCTTATGGCGGCGCAAGATCTCCTCCGCCTCCTCCAAGGTGGTACCGGGCGGGGCGGTGATGAGGCGCTCCAAGGGGGTCATGACCTCGGTGACGGGGCGCTTGAGGTCCCGCTCAAAGCGGAGGTCGCGGTTGGTCACGAGGCCCAAGAGCTTCCCGTAAAGGTCCACCACGGGAAGCCCCCCGATGCGGTACTCCCGCATGAGGCGTTCGGCGTCCTCGAGGGTGGCCGTGGGGGGCAGGGTCACGGGG carries:
- the guaB gene encoding IMP dehydrogenase, encoding MYEGKIVYEGLTFDDVLLLPDYSEVLPKEVSVKTRLTKRLTLNIPILSAAMDTVTEAEMAIAMAREGGLGVIHKNLSIEAQAAMVRKVKRSEAGMIQDPVTLPPTATLEDAERLMREYRIGGLPVVDLYGKLLGLVTNRDLRFERDLKRPVTEVMTPLERLITAPPGTTLEEAEEILRRHKVEKLPLVDEAGRLKGLLTLKDIVKRKQYPNAAKDALGRLLVGAAVGASRDLPERAQALVEAGVDVLVLDSAHGHSKGILEALLYLKETFGDKVEVIAGNVATREGARALAERGADAVKVGIGPGSICTTRVVTGVGVPQISAILEAVAGVEGLDVPIIADGGIKYTGDVAKAIAAGAHTVMLGSMLAGTDEAPGEEVLKDGRRYKLYRGMGSLGAMRQGSADRYFQDPGKGGETEAKKLVPEGIEGMVPYKGPVADVLYQIVGGLRSAMGYVGAPDIETFRKKARFVRMTMAGLIESHPHDVVVIKEAPNYSR